The Maniola jurtina chromosome 1, ilManJurt1.1, whole genome shotgun sequence genome has a window encoding:
- the LOC123867864 gene encoding protein phosphatase 1L produces the protein MEDELEDKVVHQTYVSFMKILSRFTSSVAFDTPLSYLWKMVRLYLLRSEVLVFTLALIIFFMYLQTLGLWSRTLLSRLSQAMSPLNAVQRMKLMEGSEADKQSWELKGSQSAAYAIKGRRMHMEDKFIINENINSTGISLFAIFDGHGGEFAANYAKDHLIQNLYNKVVELCAFKDGKIVNTPQRDSPEEPPKEPSNLSLDLERKSSFKKSSSTADDTSKKEITDPELLAQLSKARPIITREVKPTKAVKNIAVPLSSYVDKGKINYGKLLTDEVLAADRLLVEAAKRTMNVAGTTALIAVLENNHLIVANVGDSRGVMCDSRGNAIPVSFDHKPQQVREQKRIEAAGGYIAFNGVWRVAGILATSRAMGDYPLKDKNFVIADPDILTFNLNDHKPMFLVLASDGLWDTFSNEEAVKFIKERLDEPDYGAKSLTLQAYYRGSVDNITVLVIKFPDTNWLTVTQ, from the exons ATGGAAGACGAATTAGAAGATAAGGTGGTACACCAGACTTATGTGTCgtttatgaaaattttatcgCGCTTTACGAGCAGCGTTGCGTTTGACACTCCATTGAGCTATTTATGGAAGATGGTGCGACTCTACTTGCTTCGATCAGAAGTGTTAGTGTTTACTCTTGCTCTCATTATATTCTTCATGTATCTGCAAACGCTGGGGCTATGGAGCCGGACGCTGCTGAGCAGGCTGTCCCAAGCCATGAGCCCGCTGAACGCCGTGCAGCGCATGAAACTCATGGAAGGCTCCGAAGCTGACAAACAAAGCTGGGAACTGAAAGGCTCTCAGAGTGCGGCTTATGCAATCAAAGGCAGGCGAATGCACATGGAAGACAAGTTTATTATTAACGAAAATATAAATAGCACCGGCATATCGTTGTTTGCTATATTTGACGGCCACGGCGGAGAGTTTGCCGCCAACTACGCTAAAGACCACCTTATACAAAATTTATACAACAAAGTTGTCGAATTATGTGCCTTCAAAGACGGCAAGATAGTAAATACACCTCAAAGAGACAGCCCGGAAGAGCCACCAAAGGAGCCGAGCAATCTCTCTCTTGACCTAGAGAGAAAGAGTAGTTTTAAAAAGTCTTCAAGTACAGCTGATGATACatcaaaaaaagaaataacCGATCCAGAACTCCTGGCTCAGCTGTCAAAAGCGAGACCAATAATCACAAGGGAAGTAAAGCCTACTAAAGCAGTAAAAAATATTGCAGTCCCACTGTCAAGTTATGTGGACAAAGGGAAGATAAATTATGGTAAACTATTGACAGATGAGGTTTTAGCTGCTGACAGGTTGCTTGTAGAGGCTGCCAAGCGCACCATGAATGTAGCGGGGACCACTGCTTTGATAGCTGTGTTAGAAAACAACCACTTGATTGTAGCTAACGTAGGTGACTCGAGAGGAGTGATGTGTGATAGTCGCGGTAATGCAATACCTGTATCATTTGACCACAAACCTCAACAG GTGCGTGAACAAAAAAGGATTGAGGCAGCTGGAGGTTACATTGCCTTTAACGGAGTGTGGAGGGTGGCTGGTATCCTGGCAACGTCAAGAGCAATGGGGGATTATCCACTCAAGGATAAGAACTTTGTTATAGCAGATCCAGATATTCTTACCTTTAATCTAAATGACCACAAACCCATGTTCTTAGTCTTAGCATCAGATGGTTTATGGGACACATTTTCAAATGAAGAAGCTGTTAAATTTATAAAGGAACGCTTAGATGAACCAGATTATGGAGCTAAAAGCCTAACTCTTCAGGCCTACTACAGAGGGTCCGTTGATAACATTACAGTTCTAGTGATAAAATTTCCAGATACTAACTGGCTGACAGTAACTCAGTAG
- the LOC123867901 gene encoding cysteine protease ATG4B — MDAMFDICYLSPDGNNFEPDDIPKTKDNVWILGKKYSAIQDLDRIRRDISSIIWCTYRKGFVPIGDEGLTSDKGWGCMLRCGQMVLGVALVRVHLSSDWVWTPETRDPTYLKIVQRFEERKQAPYSIHQVALMGACEGKEVGQWFGPNTVAQVLKKLVVYDKWSSLVIHVALDNTVVKEDILQQCIVNNDRGDTSDTPDNLIVSDWMPLLLIVPLRLGLSEINPVYIDGIKTCFEVPQSIGVIGGKPNQALYLIGCVGDEAVYLDPHTTQRSGLVENKMTDEQKEMDCTYHCKYASRIPMLSMDPSVAVCFLCRTRSDFDELCTTIETKLMKESQPLFELCDKRPAHWGPSTNDIDLQNTNLFTEFEEVDRQFDDSDDEFEIL; from the exons ATGGATGCCATGTTTGATATTTGTTACCTTTCGCCCGACGGAAATAATTTTGAGCCTGATGATATTCCTAAAACAAAAGATAATGTGTGGATATTAGGAAAAAAATATAGCGCTATCCAAG ATTTGGATCGTATAAGGCGCGACATAAGTTCTATCATTTGGTGTACGTACAGAAAAGGATTTGTGCCTATAGGAGACGAGGGTCTGACTTCAGACAAAGGATGGGGTTGTATGTTGCGCTGTGGACAGATGGTGCTTGGTGTGGCACTGGTTAGAGTCCATCTATCGTCTGATTGGGTGTGGACACCAGAAacaag agATCCAACATATCTGAAAATAGTTCAAAGGTTTGAAGAAAGAAAACAAGCTCCGTATTCCATTCATCAAGTAGCACTCATGGGGGCATGTGAAGGGAAGGAGGTTGGCCAGTGGTTTGGACCCAACACTGTTGCACAAGTACTCAA AAAACTAGTAGTATATGACAAATGGAGCTCGTTAGTCATACATGTTGCACTAGACAACACTGTTGTGAAGGAAGATATCT TGCAACAGTGTATTGTGAACAATGACAGAGGGGACACCTCAGATACTCCTGACAATCTGATAGTGTCAGACTGGATGCCACTTCTGTTGATAGTGCCCCTTAGACTTGGATTAAGTGAAATTAATCCTGTGTATATTGATGGAATAAAG ACATGTTTCGAAGTGCCGCAATCGATCGGCGTGATCGGCGGGAAACCCAACCAGGCGCTGTATCTCATTGGCTGCGTCGGTGACGAGGCCGTCTACCTCGATCCGCACACGACACAACGATCCGGCTTGGTTGAA AACAAAATGACAGATGAACAGAAAGAAATGGACTGCACATATCACTGTAAATACGCTTCGCGAATACCTATGCTCTCTATGGACCCCTCAGTCGCTGTG TGTTTCCTATGTCGGACAAGGAGTGATTTCGACGAGTTGTGTACGACAATagaaactaaactaatgaaggAAAGTCAGCCTCTGTTCGAACTCTGTGATAAACGCCCAGCGCACTGGGGGCCAAGCACCAATGATATAGACTTACAAAATACTAACCTTTTTACAG aatttgAAGAAGTTGATCGACAGTTTGATGATTCGGATGATGAATTCGAAATCCTATGA